TTGCGGGTAAGCAAGCGCTGGTTGTCGATGATAATGAAAGTGCACGGGCCATTTTAACTAATTTGCTTAAAGCAATGAAGTTTCAGGTGACGTGCTCTGCCAGTGGTTCCGGTGCCGTCGAGCTTGCGCAAGCCGGGGGTTATGACATTATTTTTATGGACTGGAAAATGCCGCATATGAGCGGTATTGATGCGATTAAACATATTCGGGCTTTAGAGCTGGAAACAGAACCTAAGTATGTGCTTGTTACAGCATATGGAACGGATATTGGTATGAACTCAGAGGTGCATGAACTTATTGACTCGGTCATTTTGAAGCCTGTGAATGCGTCTGTGCTACTGAATTCGATAATGGAGTCTTTTCAGCTGTCGGAGCAGCAAGGGGGCAATGAGTCGTATAAAAAGGTCGACAACACCGCGCTTTTATTTGAGCAGCAGCATGTACTTTTGGTTGAAGACAACAGCACAAATCAGGAAATCGCCAAAGAAATGCTGTCGTCGTTAAACCTTCAGGTGAGCATCGCTGAGAATGGTCAGGTTGCGGTTGAAATGATTAAGGCACAAGCGTTTGACATCGTACTGATGGATATACAAATGCCTGTTATGGACGGGTATTCTGCAACAAAGTACATCAGAAAGCTCAGTCAGTTTAACGCATTACCAATTATCGCAATGACAGCAAACGTTATGAAGGAAGATCTTCAAAAGTGTCAATCTGCCGGAATGAATGGCCATATTGGTAAACCAATCAACTTCAATCAAATGGCAGAAACAATACGCTGTCACTTATATAAGCAATCTGAGCCTACTGAACCTGTTGCGCTGCAAACTGAAGTGCAGTTTGATAAAGGCAAGGAAGCGAAAAACGATGAGCAAATAGAGATAGCTGGTGTAGATGTTGAACGCGCTATAAAGCGGCTGGGCGGCAATGACAAGGCGTTTTGGAGCATTATTAAGAAATTTGCCAGAAACCAAATTGAGGAAACTATTAATTTGAATCAGGCGCTGGTCATAGGTGATCTCGAACATGCTGAGCGTATTGCCCACTCTCTGAAGGGCGCAAGTGCCAATTTATGCATGGATGACTTATCAAAACGCGCCGCAGAGATTGAAAAAGCGATTGGCAGCGGTGAGCAAGTCGAGTTGGACCAGGTAGAGCATCTGACTGAATTCCTGAGGGGGCTACACAAGCAGCTGAGTGAACTAAATCAGGAAGATACGCCTTTAACTAAGCGAACAAATGTGGTTAGTTTAAAGGTAACGAAAGAGGACTTTACTCAGCTTGAAGCACTGCTGCTTAGTTGTGATATGCAATCAGTTGAACAGGTGCGTGAGCTTGCTGCTAGCCATAAGTTGGACGAGGCGACCAGCAAGCGGTTGATTGATCTGATTGAAGACTTTGAATTTGAAGAGGCTATCAAGGTGGTTGCCCATTTGTTAGAAAAATCAGCGTAGTGAACCCACAGTGCCCATCAAGGGATACAAACAAAAGCGTATCAAGCTCAATAGATTAACAGCCAGACATAGGTTTGGCTGACTTAAGCGACATTCAATATCTGTGTGACTTTATAACACGTCGGGTTTTTATTCCGTTTTATCGCGTATTGGATGACATCTGTATTCAGCTGAATAACTATGTGGCCTTTATTAAAATGATAACAATAGGAGGCTGCCCATGCCTTTTGGACTGAAACGTACTTTGCAATGTTCTTTACTGGCGTTTGCAACACTACCCGTATTGGCGCAGGCAAATGCCGGGCTACAGGCTGAAGATATTTTTGAGCTTGAATATGCAAGCGATCCGCAAATATCGCCCAACGGCGAGCAAGTGGTGTACGTACGTAACAGCAACGACGTGATGAAAGATGCCAAAAGACAAAACTTGTGGCTGGTCGATGCAAAAACGGGCGTACAGTCTCCTTTGTTCTCAGATGAAAACCGCTACTATCAGCCGCGCTGGTCACCCGATGGCAGCAAGATCGCCTTTTTGAGTGATGTCTCTGGCAGCACTCAGGTGCACGTGCATTACATTGCGCAAAATCGCACAGCTTTGCTGACTCAGTTACAGGCTGGGATCGGTGATCTGACCTGGTCGCCTGATGGTAAATGGCTGGCATTTAGCCAAAAGGTAGAAGAAAAGCCCGCGGTTATCGCCAAAATGCCGGCAAAGCCAAAAGGCGCCAAGTGGTCCGAGTCGGCCATTGTGATTGATAAAGCCTATTATCAGGCGGATGGACGCGGCTTGGTTAAGCCAGGGTATCGGCAGATATTTGTGTTGCCAAGCGAAGGTGGCACGCCTCGTCAGCTAACTTCAGGTAACTATCACCACAGTGGTAAGCTGGCCTGGCGCAGCGATTCAAAGGGCATCGTGTTCTCGGCTAACCGCATTGCAGACTGGGAATATAAGCGCCTGGAGGGTGACCTGTTTGAAGTCGATTTCGCGGGTAAGATCACGCAATTGACCAATGCGCCGGGTCGCGAGCACTCTCCGAGCTTTTCAGAAAATGGCAAGCAGCTGGCGTTTTTAAGCTCATCGGGTGAGTTGAACCCGTATCGCAATCACAAACTAAATATTATGAACTGGCAAAGCAAGCAATCTCGCATGATTGCGAAGGACTTTGACCGTTCAATCCAAAGCCCAAGCTGGATAGGCAGCACTAAGCTGGCAATGGCTTACGACGACCATGGCATGCGCAAGCTGGCCACCATTACTACCAAAGGCAAAATTAAAGATCTGACCAATACGCTGTCAGGCACCACGCTGGGCCGTCCTTACCTGAGCGGTCAGTTTAGCGCCAACTTTGATGGTGAGATTGCCTTTACCAAAGGCTCAAGCTCGCGTCCGGCTGATGTCGCTGTCACAACCAGTAAAGGGAAAGTGAAGTCGCTGACTGCGCTGAACGAGGACTTACTGGCGCACAAAACACTGGGCAAAGTACACGAAATCACTTACAAATCATCGTTTGATGGTGAGCAGATCCAGGGCTGGTATATCACGCCACCAGATTTTGATCCGAATAAGAAGTATCCATTGTTGATGGAGATCCACGGTGGTCCACACCTGGCTTATGGTCCACACTTCTCGGCTGAGTTACAACGCTATGCAGCACAAGGATATGTTGTGTTTTACGATAACCATCGTGGTAGTAGCTCGTACGGTGAGCGTTTTGCGATGTTGTTGAAATACAAGTACAGCTCAAAAGAAGACTTTGCCGATCATAACTCGGGCGTAGACGCCATGATTGCCAAAGGCTTTATTGATCAGGATAACCTATTTATCGCGGGTGGCTCAGCGGGCGGTATCGCGACTGCCTATGCCATTGGCCTGACAGACCGCTTTAATGCTGCTGTTGTTGTTAAGCCGGTGATCAACTGGTTAAGTAAAGTACTGACCGCCGACAGTGGCCTGGTGCAGATCCCCACTCAGTTCCCGGGGATGCCATGGGAGCATGTTGACCATTACTGGGAACGCTCACCATTATCTCTGGTTGGTAATGTTACCACACCGACTATGTTAATGACCGGAGAGGAAGACCTTCGTACGCCAATGGCTGAAACAGAGCAGTTCTATCAGGCACTAAAACACCGTAAGATAGACTCTGTACTGGTGAAAATTCCGGGCGCACCCCATGGTATTGCCGGACGTCCTTCGCGGATGATCAGTAAAATCGAACACACGCTCGCGTGGTTCGAAAAATATAAAAAATAACAGGAAAAGCCGCGTAATGCGGCTTTTTTAATGCCTGTTAGCAAAAGACAAAATAACCCTGCTGGGGCGCTTTTATTTTGCCCAAGCGTCCTTCGATGCGCTGAAAAAGCCTGAACAGCGAGAAAAAGTGAACGTTTTACTGATTTAGGTATCTTAACTGCCTGATAACTAATAATTAGAAGGAATTACAAATGAGGCTTATTCAGTATTTTGGCCTACCTCTGGCGATGCTATCTTGTATCAGCAGTGCCAATGAGGCGCTTAACAAGCAGGAAGTTGTCAGCACTTTAGTGAATGAAATTGAAAACAGTTATGTTGAAACTGACAAAATCCCCGGTCTGGCAAAGAGTTTGCGTCAACTCAAAGATAACCAAGCTTTTCAAGGAGCTGTTACTAAGGATGAATTTGCCGCTTTGTTGTCCGCAGAGTTGAAAAAAACCGACCCGCATTTTGGCGTGCAGTGGCGCGATCCGAGCGGTGTTGTGGCAAAGAAAAAATATGAATCCTGGTTCACTAAACTGGCGCGTAACAACTCTGGTTTTAACAAGGTCGAGATCTTGCCCGGCAACGTCGGTTATATTGACTTCTGGGGCTTTGATAATGTTACGGATGAATCAAAACGCATCGTGGCAGGGGTGATGACGTTTGTGGCCAATGCGGATGCATTGCTCATTGATCTGAGAAAAAATGGCGGTGGCAGCGGGGAAATGGTGCAGCTGATCAGCAGCTATTTTTTAAAGCCCGATACGCATTTAAATAGCATCTACTGGCGCACCACCAACACCACGCGCGAATTTTATACTATAAAAGAGGTCGCTGCGAAGGCGAATTTGACCATTCCCTTGTATGTGCTCACGAGCAAAGGAACCTTCTCGGCAGCCGAAGAGTTTGTCTACAACCTGAAGCACTTGAACAGAGCCACCTTGGTGGGTGAAGTTACCAAAGGCGGCGCAAATCCCTGGCAATACTACGAGCTGGGTAACGGTTTCCGGGCCAGCATTCCTATTGCCAAGGCTATCAATCCTGTAACCAAAAGCAACTGGGAAGGCGTCGGCGTAAAGCCGGACATTGTCACGACCAGTGAGACGGCTTTCAATACGGCTTATAAACGCGCGCTTAAAGACATCGCTAAGGTCGTTGATAACGAATATCAGCTGGCAGAGATAAAGGATAAAATCGATACTCTGTAACTATTTCTTCCCGCAAGTGCCTCCCTGGTCGGCATGCACGGCAAACAGGGAGCACATGCGAAAATCTTGCTATCAAAAGATGCAGTTTTGACGAAAGCGCCTATTTTTCCAGTTCAATGTCCACAATATCGTCAAAGTATCTTACTGGCGCTGAAGTTTGTCGATATTTGTTAAAACGTCCAGCATAAGCAAAGGAACCAGGTTTGGAACCGGGTACAAAAATGTGACATTGGACGTTTTAAGGCTGCATAATACGGCAGTTTATAACGATATAGTTCAGGAGTTTTATGAAGTTTTTAAAAGGATTTGGTCTGGTAACTGCCTGCTGGCTGAGTACCGCTGTGGCCGACGTTCAACCTGCCAGTGTTTACGATAAAGCCCGTGACAGAGCCATTCCGATTGAGATCACTTATCCCGAATCTCAGGCACAGTGCAGTGAAAAAGCTCCTTGCCCGGTGGCGTTCCTAGGCGCTGGCTACGGTATATCGCATACTAATTACACCTTTTTATCCAGCGTGTTGAATGAACACGGGTATCTGGTGGTCGCAATCGGGCATGAATTGCCGGGTGATCCGCCGCTTTCTGTCTCTGGTAATTTGTTTGAAACGCGCAGCGAGAACTGGCTGCGTGGTGCAAAAACACTGGCGTTTTTACAGGGAGAATTGCAACGCATTATAATCGGTTATGATTTTAACAATTTAACTTTGGTTGGCCACTCAAATGGGGGCGATATTTCTGCCTGGTTGGGCAATAAAGACAAGCCCTATGTTAGACAGATCATTACCTTAGACCACCGCCGTGTGCCATTACCAAAAACTAAGGATATCAAGGTGCTGTCGATACGTGCCAGCGACTTTCCGGCAGACTCGGGCGTGCTGCCCAGCGAAGCGGAGCAAGTCGAGTTTGGCAGCTGCGTGGTGACCATTCCCAAAGCGCGCCATGATGATATCGCCGACTTTGGCCCTGTCTGGTTAAAAGACAAGATAGCACTGCTTGTTCGTCTGCATCTGGGCGGAAAATCTTGCAAACTGTTGCAACAAGCGTAGTGGGCTGATAGAAAGTAGATTGGCAGTGTGCGAGCCACACTGTCATATTCACCAACTAATCATAATAATAAGAGCACCCTCATATGAAATACTTACTGACCGCGCTGTTTACCCTGGTTCTTATCGGTGGTTGCACGTCAACTCAGCAGGCAGATCCTCAGATTAAAAACGGCTATGTTCAGATGCAATTCGATATTAACGAGCAAGGCAGGCCCGAGAATATTCGCATCATTGAATCGAGCCATAATGGCTTATTTGATCAAGAAGCCATACGCTCACTAAAAAAGTGGAAATATAACCCTAAGATAGAGAATGGCACACCCGTCAGGCAGACCAACCAAAAGGTACAGCTGGATTTTGATATTAAAAACTAAGAAGGCAGTTCGTGAACGAATTTATTTCGTTTTGTTCTGCTTATAGGCAATTTGACGCGCGGTTCTTCGTTTAGTGCCTATTCTCGATTTGACTTTCATCGGGCACAACAAAGCAGCAACTGCGGCCAGCAGTGGAATTAATACAGCGCCCAACAAAATCACGTCAACAGACCGTATGGTAAGAGCGAAGACTGATACAAGCAGTATACTCACGCTCATTGCGCCTGTTATCGTCCATAAAGCGCCTTTGTGAAGATAAAGCAGGGCGCCACACAATTTACAACGGACTTTTGTATCAAAGATAAGAAGCGATTTCTGCAGTGGAGAAATCCCATTTTGGGCACATTCAGGGCACTTCATTCACAAATTCCATTGAGCTAGATGAGTATCATACTACTTTGATTTAACAACAATGGGTATGGGCGCTGGCTTACCCTTGCTCAATTTCCTCCAAAAACCGACTGAGTATCGCTTTACTCTCAGCCAGTCGCGCGGCTTTTTCATCAACGGCTTTGATTTCGCTATGTAACAGGTTTCTGAGCTCGTCACAGGGTTCAAAAATGGGCCTGTCGCCGCGAATACAGGGCAGGAACTGCAAAATGGTATTGAGTGTCATGCCTGCCGCGCTCAGTAACTGAATACGGGTTAGTGTCTGGATATCGTTCGATGTGTAGTGGCGATAGCCTGAAGGGGAGCGGCTGGGGTGAAGCAAGCCTTGCTCTTCGTAATACCGCAGCATGCGAATGCTGATCCCTGTTTGTTTCGATAATTCGCCGATTTTCATGATGTGCTCTTGACTCTCACAGTGCTGTCAGGGTTTATAGTACTGGCTTCCAAAAAAGGTTTCAAACCGGGAGTTAATTGTATGAAAGAACACACCTTTACGCCGCAAACTGTGGTTAACGGTACGCTATTTCAGGATCCTCAAATGAGCCAGCTGGCCTTCTCTGGTTTTGCACATTTTACCGCTATGCAGGTGCGTGATGGCATGGTAAAGGGCATGGATCTGCATCTGAACAGGTTACGTCATGCGTCAGTCGAATTGTTTGGTCAGGCATTGTCTGATGAAGAAATTCTGACGTCTGTTCGTACGGCGATCGCTGCGGCGGGCAAAGGCTTGTCTTTGACGGTGACTCTGTATTCTGCCCATGGAGAGTTCACCCTGGATAGTATGGATACCCACCCGAATATTATGGTTCGTACTGGTGCTCCTGCGAATGGACCGAGCGGACCGCTGAAACTGCTGGCTATCGAATATTGCCGACCTTTGCCTGAAATTAAACATGTTGGGGAGATAAGCAAAACTTACTACCTCCACAAGGCTGCACAGCAGGGCTATGATGATGCTGTATTCATAGATGATACAGGTTGTCTGAGTGAAGGGACCATCTGGAATCTTGCCTTTTGGGATGGTGAAACGGTGATTTGGCCACAGGCGCCAAAACTACAAGGCACTATGATGAGCATGGTTCAGCGGCAACTACGCTTACTTAGTATCGAGCAGCGCACTGAGCCTGTGACATTGGCGAGTTTGCCATCGCTTCGCGGGGCTGTGGTGATGAATTCCTGGACACCAGGTGTCGAAGTGGCGGAAATTTCGGGCCATAGGCTGAGAGAGTCTGAGTCTTTGCGCACATTGCTTCATCATGCTTATGCGGCAGAGCCCGTTCGGGGAATTTAGCGCGCTAAGCCCCGTTGCGTCAGCAGTTTGGGGCTTGATGATGTATGGCCTTGATGTGCCTATTCGTCGCACAGTTCATTAAGTTGCTGTTCAACGCGCGTCAGCAAAGGTCCAAACCTTTTCTCGGCGGCGCGTTTATTCCAAAAGTAGATCCCCACCATACCGAGCAGCACGATCAGGTA
The window above is part of the Pseudoalteromonas rubra genome. Proteins encoded here:
- a CDS encoding S9 family peptidase: MPFGLKRTLQCSLLAFATLPVLAQANAGLQAEDIFELEYASDPQISPNGEQVVYVRNSNDVMKDAKRQNLWLVDAKTGVQSPLFSDENRYYQPRWSPDGSKIAFLSDVSGSTQVHVHYIAQNRTALLTQLQAGIGDLTWSPDGKWLAFSQKVEEKPAVIAKMPAKPKGAKWSESAIVIDKAYYQADGRGLVKPGYRQIFVLPSEGGTPRQLTSGNYHHSGKLAWRSDSKGIVFSANRIADWEYKRLEGDLFEVDFAGKITQLTNAPGREHSPSFSENGKQLAFLSSSGELNPYRNHKLNIMNWQSKQSRMIAKDFDRSIQSPSWIGSTKLAMAYDDHGMRKLATITTKGKIKDLTNTLSGTTLGRPYLSGQFSANFDGEIAFTKGSSSRPADVAVTTSKGKVKSLTALNEDLLAHKTLGKVHEITYKSSFDGEQIQGWYITPPDFDPNKKYPLLMEIHGGPHLAYGPHFSAELQRYAAQGYVVFYDNHRGSSSYGERFAMLLKYKYSSKEDFADHNSGVDAMIAKGFIDQDNLFIAGGSAGGIATAYAIGLTDRFNAAVVVKPVINWLSKVLTADSGLVQIPTQFPGMPWEHVDHYWERSPLSLVGNVTTPTMLMTGEEDLRTPMAETEQFYQALKHRKIDSVLVKIPGAPHGIAGRPSRMISKIEHTLAWFEKYKK
- a CDS encoding S41 family peptidase codes for the protein MRLIQYFGLPLAMLSCISSANEALNKQEVVSTLVNEIENSYVETDKIPGLAKSLRQLKDNQAFQGAVTKDEFAALLSAELKKTDPHFGVQWRDPSGVVAKKKYESWFTKLARNNSGFNKVEILPGNVGYIDFWGFDNVTDESKRIVAGVMTFVANADALLIDLRKNGGGSGEMVQLISSYFLKPDTHLNSIYWRTTNTTREFYTIKEVAAKANLTIPLYVLTSKGTFSAAEEFVYNLKHLNRATLVGEVTKGGANPWQYYELGNGFRASIPIAKAINPVTKSNWEGVGVKPDIVTTSETAFNTAYKRALKDIAKVVDNEYQLAEIKDKIDTL
- a CDS encoding alpha/beta hydrolase, whose translation is MKFLKGFGLVTACWLSTAVADVQPASVYDKARDRAIPIEITYPESQAQCSEKAPCPVAFLGAGYGISHTNYTFLSSVLNEHGYLVVAIGHELPGDPPLSVSGNLFETRSENWLRGAKTLAFLQGELQRIIIGYDFNNLTLVGHSNGGDISAWLGNKDKPYVRQIITLDHRRVPLPKTKDIKVLSIRASDFPADSGVLPSEAEQVEFGSCVVTIPKARHDDIADFGPVWLKDKIALLVRLHLGGKSCKLLQQA
- a CDS encoding energy transducer TonB, whose protein sequence is MKYLLTALFTLVLIGGCTSTQQADPQIKNGYVQMQFDINEQGRPENIRIIESSHNGLFDQEAIRSLKKWKYNPKIENGTPVRQTNQKVQLDFDIKN
- a CDS encoding MerR family transcriptional regulator gives rise to the protein MKIGELSKQTGISIRMLRYYEEQGLLHPSRSPSGYRHYTSNDIQTLTRIQLLSAAGMTLNTILQFLPCIRGDRPIFEPCDELRNLLHSEIKAVDEKAARLAESKAILSRFLEEIEQG
- a CDS encoding aminotransferase class IV family protein — translated: MKEHTFTPQTVVNGTLFQDPQMSQLAFSGFAHFTAMQVRDGMVKGMDLHLNRLRHASVELFGQALSDEEILTSVRTAIAAAGKGLSLTVTLYSAHGEFTLDSMDTHPNIMVRTGAPANGPSGPLKLLAIEYCRPLPEIKHVGEISKTYYLHKAAQQGYDDAVFIDDTGCLSEGTIWNLAFWDGETVIWPQAPKLQGTMMSMVQRQLRLLSIEQRTEPVTLASLPSLRGAVVMNSWTPGVEVAEISGHRLRESESLRTLLHHAYAAEPVRGI